From the genome of Amycolatopsis sp. NBC_01488, one region includes:
- a CDS encoding DUF397 domain-containing protein, with the protein MSTVDARWFKSSYSTSGQGSDCVEVSLGAPIGVRDSKAPEGELHLSAAAWSAFLTKSGGR; encoded by the coding sequence GTGTCCACTGTAGACGCACGGTGGTTCAAGAGCAGCTACAGCACCAGCGGTCAGGGTAGCGACTGTGTTGAGGTCTCCCTGGGTGCGCCGATCGGTGTGCGGGATTCCAAGGCGCCCGAAGGCGAACTGCACCTGAGCGCCGCCGCGTGGTCGGCGTTCCTCACCAAATCGGGTGGTCGCTGA
- the otsB gene encoding trehalose-phosphatase produces the protein MTAEALPAELRRAIVQIARTPRLLVACDYDGTLAPITLNPDEARPLPESVGALRSLAGLHETTTAVISGRALRDLATLSRLPSEVNLVGSHGSEFDIGFIHALDEKARELHRRLEAELEQLVLDVPGVSLEVKPASIAVHVRRAEHEAGRRVLADVHNGPSTWEGVSTTDGKEVVELAVVQTDKGRALDILRHQVGATAAIFLGDDVTDEKAFARLSGPDLGIKVGDGETLAGYRVPDTVDVALVLAFMLEERRNWLYGESAPPIERLSMLANERSVALLTPDAKLTWLCHPGPDAPAVFADLLGGEGAGHFSIKPHRNGLPLGQRYLPNTMTVETRWSRLLVTDYLEPESPQHRTDLIRVVSGEAVASVKFAPRPEFGGVPVKLEITEGGVRVLGTSEPFVLYSPGVEWTITSDGLHDTATALVQPTPTQPVVLELRCGTTDLGPHELSEVERRDRAGRYWSEWTSKLRLPTVQTDLVLRSALTLRGLVNTDTGGVLAAATSSLPEEIGGVRNWDYRYCWIRDAAMTVRELVHLGSLEEAEGYLKWLHGVLATLAGPERLHPLYTLAGSVIGAEAVIESLPGYAGSRPVRVGNLANHQVQLDVFGPVVELVGTLAAARTELRDEDWQLVRAMAEAVTRRWNEPDHGIWEERHVPRHRVYSRVMCWVTIDRAIKLGEQYGREIPGNWHGLREEIKRDVLTHGWNDEVQAFTTAYDGTDLDAASLFVGLTGLIDPADERFQQTVTAIEAELRSGSTVYRYRRDDGLPGGEGGFHICAAWLIEAYLLTGRRTEAQELFDQIVAAAGPTGLLPEQYDPIAERSLGNHPQAYSHIGLIRCANLLAAS, from the coding sequence TTGACTGCCGAGGCCCTGCCCGCCGAGCTGCGGCGTGCGATCGTCCAGATCGCCCGCACGCCGCGCCTGCTGGTCGCTTGCGACTACGACGGCACGCTGGCACCCATCACCCTCAACCCGGACGAGGCACGCCCGCTGCCCGAGTCCGTGGGCGCCCTCAGATCGCTCGCCGGTCTGCACGAGACGACGACCGCGGTCATCTCCGGCCGCGCCCTGCGTGACCTGGCGACGCTCTCACGGCTGCCCTCCGAGGTGAACCTCGTCGGCAGCCACGGCTCGGAGTTCGACATCGGCTTCATCCACGCCCTCGACGAGAAGGCGCGGGAGCTGCACCGGCGGCTGGAGGCCGAGCTGGAGCAGCTCGTGCTGGACGTCCCGGGCGTGTCCCTGGAGGTCAAGCCGGCGAGCATCGCGGTGCACGTGCGCCGCGCCGAGCACGAGGCCGGGCGCCGCGTGCTCGCGGACGTCCACAACGGACCGTCCACATGGGAGGGCGTGTCGACCACCGACGGCAAGGAGGTGGTCGAGCTCGCGGTCGTCCAGACGGACAAGGGCCGCGCGCTCGACATCCTGCGCCACCAGGTCGGCGCCACCGCGGCGATCTTCCTCGGCGACGACGTCACCGACGAGAAGGCCTTCGCCCGCCTGTCCGGCCCGGACCTGGGCATCAAGGTCGGCGACGGCGAGACACTGGCCGGGTACCGCGTCCCGGACACCGTGGACGTCGCGCTGGTGCTGGCGTTCATGCTCGAAGAGCGGCGCAACTGGCTCTACGGCGAGTCGGCGCCGCCGATCGAGCGGCTGTCGATGCTGGCCAACGAGCGCTCGGTCGCGCTGCTGACGCCGGACGCGAAGCTGACCTGGCTCTGCCACCCCGGCCCGGACGCGCCCGCGGTGTTCGCCGACCTGCTCGGCGGCGAGGGGGCCGGCCACTTCTCCATCAAGCCGCACCGCAACGGCCTCCCGCTCGGCCAGCGCTACCTGCCGAACACGATGACGGTCGAGACGCGCTGGTCGCGCCTGCTCGTCACCGACTACCTCGAGCCGGAGAGCCCGCAGCACCGGACGGACCTGATCCGCGTCGTCTCCGGCGAGGCGGTGGCCAGCGTGAAGTTCGCGCCGCGCCCCGAGTTCGGCGGCGTGCCGGTGAAGCTGGAGATCACCGAGGGCGGCGTGCGGGTGCTCGGCACGTCGGAGCCGTTCGTGCTGTACTCGCCGGGCGTCGAGTGGACCATCACCTCCGACGGCCTGCACGACACCGCGACGGCGCTGGTCCAGCCGACGCCGACCCAGCCGGTCGTGCTGGAGCTGCGCTGCGGCACCACGGACCTCGGCCCGCACGAACTGTCCGAAGTGGAGCGGCGCGACCGCGCCGGCCGCTACTGGAGCGAGTGGACGTCGAAGCTGCGGCTCCCGACGGTGCAGACCGACCTGGTGCTGCGCTCCGCGCTGACGCTGCGCGGCCTGGTCAACACCGACACCGGCGGCGTGCTGGCCGCGGCGACGTCGTCGCTGCCGGAGGAGATCGGCGGCGTTCGCAACTGGGACTACCGCTACTGCTGGATCCGCGACGCCGCGATGACCGTGCGGGAGCTGGTGCACCTGGGCTCGCTCGAGGAGGCCGAGGGCTACCTCAAGTGGCTGCACGGCGTGCTCGCCACGCTGGCCGGCCCGGAGCGGCTGCACCCGCTGTACACGTTGGCGGGCAGCGTGATCGGCGCCGAAGCGGTCATCGAATCGCTGCCCGGTTATGCCGGTTCTCGCCCGGTTCGGGTCGGCAACCTGGCGAACCACCAGGTGCAGCTGGACGTCTTCGGCCCGGTCGTCGAGCTGGTCGGCACGCTGGCCGCGGCGCGCACCGAACTGCGCGACGAGGACTGGCAGCTGGTCCGCGCGATGGCGGAAGCCGTGACGCGGCGTTGGAACGAGCCCGACCACGGGATCTGGGAGGAGCGGCACGTGCCGCGCCACCGGGTCTACTCCCGCGTCATGTGCTGGGTGACCATCGACCGCGCGATCAAGCTCGGCGAGCAGTACGGCCGCGAGATCCCCGGCAACTGGCACGGGTTGCGCGAGGAGATCAAGCGCGACGTCCTCACCCACGGCTGGAACGACGAGGTCCAGGCCTTCACCACGGCCTACGACGGCACGGACCTCGACGCGGCTTCGCTGTTCGTCGGGCTCACCGGCCTGATCGACCCGGCCGACGAGCGGTTCCAGCAGACGGTGACCGCGATCGAGGCGGAGCTGCGCAGTGGGTCCACTGTGTACCGTTACCGCCGCGACGACGGCCTTCCGGGCGGTGAGGGCGGCTTCCACATCTGCGCGGCGTGGCTGATCGAGGCGTACCTGCTCACCGGGCGGCGCACCGAGGCCCAGGAGCTGTTCGACCAGATCGTCGCGGCCGCCGGCCCGACGGGCCTGCTGCCGGAGCAGTACGACCCGATCGCCGAACGGTCCCTCGGCAATCATCCGCAGGCGTATTCGCACATCGGGCTGATCCGGTGCGCCAACTTGCTGGCGGCCAGTTAG
- a CDS encoding alpha,alpha-trehalose-phosphate synthase (UDP-forming), translating into MSEKKENGNQADFVVVANRLPVDLERTTDGERRWTASPGGLVSALEPFLRSRKGAWVGWPGVPDVDVEEFDDDGLVLHPVSLSADEVRDYYEGFSNATLWPLYHDVVERPVFDRAWWNSYVKVNRRFAQASADVAAQGATVWIQDYQLQLVPAMLRELRPDLRIGFFLHIPFPPVELFMQMPWRAAIIRGLTGADLVGFHRPGGAQNFLWLCRQLIGLESTRGAVGVRSRPGTMQVGDRTVRVGAFPISIDAAGLDTLARTKGVQERAAQLRRDLGNPKTVILGVDRLDYTKGIDLRLQALHELLHEGRLQPDDVTFVQLATPSRERVEHYQRMRGEIEQMVGRINGEFSRVGHPVVHYLHQSVDRTELAAFFTAADVMVVTPLRDGMNLVCKEYVAARHDLGGALVLSEFAGAAAELSSAFLVNPHDLDGVKDALVAAITLDPAEGRRRMRAMRRQVLTHDVDRWARSFLQALGAEAVD; encoded by the coding sequence GTGAGTGAGAAGAAGGAGAACGGGAACCAGGCCGATTTCGTCGTGGTGGCGAACCGGCTACCGGTGGACCTCGAACGCACGACCGACGGCGAACGCCGCTGGACGGCCAGCCCGGGCGGGCTGGTCTCGGCGCTGGAGCCGTTCCTGCGGTCGCGCAAGGGCGCCTGGGTCGGCTGGCCGGGCGTCCCCGACGTCGACGTCGAGGAGTTCGACGACGACGGCTTGGTGCTGCACCCCGTCTCCCTGAGCGCCGACGAGGTCCGCGACTACTACGAGGGCTTCTCCAACGCCACGCTCTGGCCGCTCTACCACGACGTCGTCGAGCGCCCGGTGTTCGACCGGGCGTGGTGGAACAGCTACGTCAAGGTGAACCGCCGCTTCGCGCAGGCCAGCGCCGACGTCGCCGCCCAGGGCGCGACCGTCTGGATCCAGGACTACCAGCTGCAGCTCGTGCCGGCGATGCTCCGCGAGTTGAGACCGGACCTGCGCATCGGCTTCTTCCTGCACATCCCGTTCCCGCCGGTCGAGCTGTTCATGCAGATGCCGTGGCGCGCCGCGATCATCCGCGGCCTCACCGGCGCCGACCTCGTCGGCTTCCACCGCCCCGGCGGAGCGCAGAACTTCCTGTGGCTGTGCCGCCAGCTGATCGGCCTCGAGTCGACGCGCGGCGCGGTCGGCGTCCGGTCGCGGCCGGGCACCATGCAGGTCGGCGACCGGACCGTCCGGGTCGGCGCCTTCCCCATCTCCATCGACGCCGCCGGGCTCGACACGCTCGCCCGCACCAAGGGCGTCCAGGAGCGCGCCGCCCAGCTGCGGCGCGACCTCGGCAACCCCAAGACGGTCATCCTCGGCGTCGACCGCCTCGACTACACCAAGGGCATCGACCTGCGCCTGCAGGCGCTGCACGAGCTGCTGCACGAGGGCAGGCTGCAGCCGGACGACGTCACGTTCGTCCAGCTCGCCACCCCCAGCCGCGAGCGCGTCGAGCACTACCAGCGGATGCGCGGCGAGATCGAGCAGATGGTCGGCCGGATCAACGGCGAGTTCTCCCGCGTCGGCCACCCGGTCGTCCACTACCTGCACCAATCGGTCGACCGCACCGAGCTGGCCGCCTTCTTCACCGCCGCGGACGTCATGGTCGTGACGCCGCTGCGTGACGGGATGAACCTCGTCTGCAAGGAGTACGTCGCCGCCCGGCACGACCTCGGAGGCGCGCTCGTGCTGTCCGAGTTCGCCGGCGCGGCCGCCGAGCTCTCTAGCGCATTCCTCGTGAACCCCCACGACCTGGACGGGGTGAAGGACGCGTTGGTAGCTGCCATTACGCTCGACCCGGCTGAGGGCCGTCGCCGGATGCGCGCCATGCGTCGCCAGGTCCTCACTCATGACGTCGACCGATGGGCGCGCTCGTTCCTGCAGGCTTTGGGCGCGGAGGCGGTCGACTGA
- a CDS encoding threonine/serine ThrE exporter family protein, producing MKINERTNEGKATRWPVLEPPASRPRTHRPNLLRGRPWHVLEAPTGELPAVDADEAMGPQLPDEATVNFVLDLSLRIGEVQMASGAGASDVTATILAIASALGLPHCEVDVIFTSITVTCHRGTDLTPVTALRVVRSRSLDYTRLTETEKLIRQIVRGNIGAEQAQTELERITSATHPYPRWTATLAWGGVAAFITLLLGGGLDIALVAFVISGVIDRIGRFVNRYGLPFFFQQVIGGLVATLSAMVIVSSNVLTTDKPTLVVAAAVTVLLSGLSTVSAVQDAITGYNVTAAGRTMETVLMSAGLISGVVLALRIAVMLGLPRTPLPDVPTSTALQLPMVVLGGAGAAGCFALASYAKMRAMLVAAAAGGIGAAVYGSLMLAQLDGVSSSAIAATLVGFCGGVLARRLGVTPLVVAVSGITPLLPGLSTYRGLYRIGVEPSGDISTLMTAVAIGLALAAGVVLGEWLAQPVRTGLGRLERRFAGPRMAGPLEPTERSLE from the coding sequence ATGAAGATCAACGAGCGCACCAACGAGGGCAAGGCGACCAGATGGCCGGTGCTGGAACCACCCGCCTCACGGCCCCGGACGCACCGGCCCAACCTTCTGCGCGGCCGTCCGTGGCACGTTCTCGAAGCTCCCACCGGTGAGCTGCCCGCCGTCGACGCCGACGAGGCCATGGGGCCTCAGCTGCCCGACGAGGCCACCGTCAACTTCGTGCTCGACCTCTCCCTGCGCATCGGCGAGGTGCAGATGGCCAGCGGCGCCGGCGCGTCCGACGTCACCGCCACCATCCTCGCCATCGCGAGCGCCCTCGGGTTGCCGCACTGCGAAGTCGACGTCATCTTCACCTCGATCACCGTCACCTGTCACCGGGGCACCGACCTCACGCCGGTCACCGCGCTGCGCGTCGTCCGGAGCCGGAGCCTCGACTACACGCGGCTGACCGAGACCGAGAAGCTCATCCGGCAGATCGTGCGCGGGAACATCGGGGCCGAGCAGGCGCAGACCGAGCTGGAGCGGATCACCTCGGCGACGCACCCCTACCCGCGCTGGACCGCGACGCTCGCCTGGGGCGGGGTCGCCGCCTTCATCACGCTGCTGCTCGGGGGCGGGCTCGACATCGCGCTCGTCGCCTTCGTCATCAGCGGGGTCATCGACCGGATCGGGCGGTTCGTGAACCGCTACGGGCTGCCGTTCTTCTTCCAGCAGGTGATCGGCGGCCTGGTCGCGACGCTTTCGGCCATGGTCATCGTCAGCAGCAACGTGCTGACCACGGACAAGCCGACGCTGGTCGTCGCCGCCGCGGTCACCGTGCTGCTGTCCGGGCTCTCCACCGTCTCCGCGGTCCAGGACGCCATCACCGGCTACAACGTCACCGCCGCCGGCCGCACCATGGAGACCGTCCTGATGTCGGCCGGCCTGATCTCCGGCGTGGTGTTGGCCCTGCGGATCGCGGTCATGCTCGGCCTGCCGCGCACGCCGCTGCCGGACGTGCCGACGTCGACCGCGCTGCAGTTGCCGATGGTCGTGCTCGGCGGGGCCGGCGCCGCCGGCTGCTTCGCGCTCGCCAGCTACGCCAAGATGCGCGCGATGCTGGTCGCCGCGGCCGCCGGGGGCATCGGCGCCGCCGTCTACGGCTCGCTCATGCTCGCCCAGCTCGACGGCGTCAGCTCGTCCGCGATCGCCGCGACGCTCGTCGGGTTCTGCGGTGGCGTGCTCGCCCGGCGGCTCGGGGTTACTCCACTGGTGGTCGCCGTGTCCGGGATCACTCCGCTGCTTCCGGGGCTGTCGACCTACCGTGGTCTGTATCGGATCGGGGTCGAGCCCAGTGGCGACATCTCGACGCTCATGACGGCCGTCGCAATCGGGCTTGCGCTGGCAGCGGGCGTGGTACTCGGCGAATGGCTCGCCCAGCCGGTACGGACCGGCCTGGGCAGGCTCGAACGCCGGTTCGCCGGGCCGAGGATGGCTGGTCCGCTCGAACCGACCGAGAGAAGCTTGGAGTAA
- a CDS encoding L,D-transpeptidase, with the protein MIRIGGLGLVALLLAACSGQTDTVGVAQAVGAAGAAGTATVPGAPAATVAFEGGDQLSPKDPIVVKASGGTLQAVTVTNPQTGNTVKGDLSPDKTTWTSTDHLRYAATYQVVATAVNQAGAASEQRGEVHTLKPAGVATPALFQPASGDFGVGLIIGLKFDHDITDKATVEKSFKVTSSPAQDGGWYWVNKREVHFRPKDYWKAGSTVKLETTTFGMPIGGGVYGGQDVSATYKVHDSWIAKADGKTHQINAFHNGQLVKTAPISMGKTVDTPPRGPTPTFNGTHTVLSKVDHTIMDSCSYGVCEGDPGYYKAPENWDVRISNDGEYLHENLKTVGVQGRDNVSNGCLNMNTENAKWFFDTFNVGDVVEITNSGGPQLAINNGHGDWAISWNAWQAGSALHG; encoded by the coding sequence GTGATCCGTATCGGCGGCCTCGGCCTGGTGGCCTTACTGCTGGCTGCGTGTAGTGGACAGACCGACACCGTGGGGGTCGCGCAAGCGGTCGGAGCAGCCGGAGCGGCCGGGACGGCGACAGTGCCCGGGGCGCCGGCCGCGACGGTGGCGTTCGAGGGCGGGGACCAGCTGAGCCCGAAGGACCCGATCGTCGTCAAGGCGTCGGGGGGCACGTTGCAGGCGGTCACGGTCACGAACCCGCAGACCGGCAACACCGTCAAGGGCGATCTCTCGCCGGACAAGACGACGTGGACCAGCACCGATCACCTGCGGTACGCGGCCACGTACCAGGTGGTCGCGACCGCGGTGAACCAGGCGGGTGCGGCGAGCGAGCAGCGCGGGGAAGTGCACACGCTCAAGCCGGCCGGGGTCGCCACTCCGGCGCTCTTCCAGCCGGCGTCGGGTGATTTCGGCGTCGGGCTGATCATCGGGCTGAAGTTCGACCACGACATCACCGACAAAGCCACGGTGGAGAAGTCCTTCAAGGTGACGTCCTCGCCCGCCCAGGACGGCGGCTGGTACTGGGTGAACAAGCGCGAAGTGCACTTCCGGCCCAAGGACTACTGGAAGGCCGGCTCGACCGTGAAGCTCGAGACCACGACCTTCGGCATGCCGATCGGGGGCGGCGTGTACGGCGGCCAGGACGTCTCGGCCACCTACAAGGTGCACGACTCCTGGATCGCCAAGGCCGACGGCAAGACGCACCAGATCAACGCGTTCCACAACGGGCAGCTGGTGAAGACCGCGCCGATCAGCATGGGCAAGACCGTCGACACCCCGCCACGGGGCCCGACGCCGACCTTCAACGGCACGCACACCGTGCTGTCGAAGGTCGACCACACGATCATGGACTCCTGCAGCTACGGCGTGTGCGAGGGCGACCCCGGCTACTACAAGGCACCGGAGAACTGGGACGTCCGGATCTCCAACGACGGCGAATACCTGCACGAGAACCTGAAGACGGTCGGCGTGCAGGGCCGCGACAACGTCTCCAACGGCTGCCTCAACATGAACACCGAGAACGCCAAGTGGTTCTTCGACACCTTCAACGTCGGCGACGTCGTCGAAATCACCAACTCGGGCGGCCCGCAACTGGCCATCAACAACGGCCACGGCGACTGGGCCATCAGCTGGAACGCCTGGCAGGCCGGCAGCGCCCTGCACGGCTGA
- a CDS encoding CPBP family intramembrane glutamic endopeptidase, with translation MRLFLQLVTVAAVALAGSLAVGAVQWNAPLTLVLGLGTAALAVLAYRWIVRKTEDRVPVEITKNRAALGRGLLIGVGLFACVIGVIALFGGYDVLGWGSVGGAVALFGFSAAAAVTEELIFRGILFRIVEGRIGTWLALTLTALLFGLSHLFNAHATLWGALAIAVEAGGMLAAAYAATRNLWVPIGLHFGWNFAEGGLFGTDVSGTNAPEGLLHGVMSGPAALSGGEFGPEASVFSVLAGVVVTIVFMGLARRRGHVVPRRGRAAATATVLP, from the coding sequence GTGCGATTGTTCTTGCAGCTCGTGACCGTGGCCGCAGTGGCCCTCGCCGGCAGCCTGGCCGTTGGTGCCGTGCAGTGGAACGCCCCGCTCACCCTGGTCCTCGGGCTCGGCACCGCGGCACTGGCCGTGCTCGCCTACCGGTGGATCGTCCGGAAGACCGAAGACCGCGTCCCGGTGGAGATCACGAAGAACCGCGCCGCTCTCGGCCGGGGGCTCCTCATCGGGGTCGGGTTGTTCGCCTGCGTCATCGGAGTCATCGCCCTCTTCGGCGGCTACGACGTGCTCGGCTGGGGTTCCGTCGGCGGCGCCGTCGCGCTGTTCGGGTTCAGCGCGGCCGCCGCCGTCACCGAAGAGCTGATCTTCCGGGGAATCCTCTTCCGGATCGTCGAAGGACGCATCGGCACCTGGCTCGCGCTGACGCTGACCGCGCTGCTCTTCGGCCTTTCGCACCTCTTCAACGCCCACGCCACCCTCTGGGGCGCCCTCGCCATCGCCGTCGAGGCCGGGGGCATGCTCGCCGCCGCCTACGCCGCCACCCGGAACCTCTGGGTGCCGATCGGGCTGCACTTCGGGTGGAACTTCGCCGAGGGCGGGCTCTTCGGCACCGACGTCTCGGGCACCAACGCCCCCGAAGGCCTGCTGCACGGCGTCATGTCGGGCCCGGCCGCGCTCAGCGGTGGCGAGTTCGGGCCGGAGGCGAGCGTCTTCTCGGTGCTGGCCGGCGTCGTCGTGACGATCGTGTTCATGGGGCTGGCCCGGCGCCGCGGCCACGTCGTGCCTCGCCGGGGACGGGCCGCCGCGACCGCTACTGTCCTCCCGTGA
- a CDS encoding sensor histidine kinase: MIDVWRRLDVTVRDLAFALLLAGLALIPALGGYGTQVGDLPTRPMDGLTFAVVALECLPLAVRRRWPAGCLALVSLGFAVDQLAGYHTVAGTALPIALLSAAAHLEGSRWTTVAVASAAYVPLAVALARKGSTEGVTGFVTFYLALGLAWGIGAWLRQSRAAEAEHRRHVAETTRTAERTRIARELHDVVTHHVTAMVVQTEAARYLTAAPERLDRTLTAITDTGRLAISDLRQLLDLLNPGHGAEPPTVGSLRSLVEQTRRAGQPVEFTESGDQATGPADAMAYRVVQEALTNALKHAHSSRTDVRVRHDEKEILVAVTTSGPPKLSVPSGSVENGGAPAGPVALGGSGRGLAGLRERVSALGGEFSAGGGDGGGFAVRARIPR, encoded by the coding sequence GTGATCGACGTCTGGCGGCGACTCGACGTCACGGTCCGGGACCTCGCGTTCGCGTTGCTGCTCGCCGGCCTGGCGCTGATCCCGGCGCTGGGCGGCTACGGCACCCAGGTCGGCGACCTGCCGACGCGGCCCATGGACGGCCTCACCTTCGCGGTGGTCGCGCTCGAGTGCCTGCCGCTGGCCGTGCGGCGGCGGTGGCCCGCCGGCTGCCTCGCGCTCGTGTCGCTCGGGTTCGCCGTGGACCAGCTCGCGGGCTACCACACGGTGGCCGGCACGGCGTTGCCGATCGCGCTGCTGAGCGCGGCGGCGCACCTCGAAGGCTCCCGGTGGACGACGGTGGCAGTGGCGTCCGCGGCGTACGTCCCGCTGGCCGTCGCGCTCGCCCGGAAGGGGTCGACCGAGGGCGTGACCGGCTTCGTCACGTTCTACCTGGCGCTGGGCCTCGCGTGGGGGATCGGCGCCTGGCTGCGGCAGTCCCGCGCCGCCGAGGCGGAACACCGGCGGCACGTCGCCGAGACCACTCGCACCGCCGAACGCACCCGCATCGCGCGCGAGCTCCACGACGTCGTGACGCACCACGTGACGGCGATGGTCGTGCAGACCGAGGCGGCGCGCTACCTGACCGCCGCGCCGGAGCGGCTCGACCGGACGCTGACCGCGATCACCGACACCGGCCGGCTGGCCATTTCGGACCTCCGGCAGTTGCTCGACCTGCTCAACCCCGGCCACGGCGCCGAACCGCCCACCGTCGGTTCGCTGCGGAGCCTGGTCGAGCAGACGCGGCGGGCCGGTCAGCCGGTCGAGTTCACCGAGTCGGGTGACCAGGCGACGGGCCCCGCCGACGCCATGGCCTACCGCGTCGTGCAGGAAGCGCTGACGAACGCGCTCAAGCACGCGCACAGCAGCCGCACCGACGTCCGCGTGCGGCACGACGAGAAGGAGATCCTCGTGGCGGTAACGACTTCCGGGCCGCCGAAACTGTCGGTGCCGTCCGGTAGCGTGGAAAACGGGGGCGCCCCCGCGGGCCCGGTGGCGCTCGGCGGAAGCGGGCGCGGCCTGGCGGGGCTCCGCGAACGCGTCAGCGCGCTCGGCGGCGAGTTCTCCGCGGGCGGCGGTGACGGCGGCGGGTTCGCCGTCCGGGCTCGGATCCCGCGGTGA
- a CDS encoding response regulator transcription factor, translating into MIRVLVCDDQALIRTGFATIIDAQPDLEVVGECADGRTAVELAGSLRPDVVVMDVRMPVLDGIEATRLLAGAGVAQPVKVLVVTTFNLDEYVYEALRAGASGFLLKDAPPAQLLHGIRTVATGAALLDPEVTRRLVGKYAARIRPAASGEVALAPRELEVLRLIASGLSNSEIAGTLVISQETVKTYVSRILTKLDLRDRVQAVVYAYRTGLVS; encoded by the coding sequence GTGATCCGGGTTCTCGTCTGCGACGACCAGGCGCTGATCCGCACCGGGTTCGCGACGATCATCGACGCCCAGCCCGACCTCGAAGTGGTCGGCGAGTGCGCGGACGGGCGCACCGCGGTCGAGCTCGCCGGGTCGTTGCGGCCCGACGTCGTGGTGATGGACGTCCGGATGCCGGTCCTCGACGGCATCGAGGCGACGCGCCTGCTGGCCGGCGCCGGGGTGGCGCAGCCGGTCAAGGTGCTGGTCGTGACGACGTTCAACCTCGACGAGTACGTGTACGAGGCGTTGCGCGCGGGCGCCAGCGGATTCCTCCTCAAGGACGCGCCACCGGCCCAGCTGCTGCACGGCATCCGCACGGTCGCGACCGGCGCCGCGCTGCTCGACCCGGAGGTGACGCGCCGCCTGGTCGGCAAGTACGCGGCCCGGATCCGCCCGGCCGCGTCCGGCGAAGTCGCTTTGGCACCAAGGGAACTCGAGGTGCTGCGGCTGATCGCGAGCGGACTGTCCAACAGCGAGATCGCCGGGACGCTGGTGATCAGCCAGGAGACCGTCAAGACGTACGTGTCACGCATCCTGACGAAGCTGGACCTGCGCGACCGTGTGCAGGCGGTGGTGTACGCGTATCGGACCGGGCTCGTGAGTTGA
- a CDS encoding alpha/beta fold hydrolase — MATTYTLETPEADVVYDVHGPAPADSPRPPLLMVGQPMDAGGFSTLASYFPDRTVVTYDPRGLGRSVRKDGREDHVPATQAGDIHGVIQALGAGAVEVFGSSGGAVTALALVTAYPDDVRTLVAHEPPLVGVLPDAAAAERAGQAVRDAYQARGFSAGMAAFITMTSWKGEFTDDYFALPAADPAQFGMPPEDDGRRDDPLLTDRSLAVTSYRLDVEALHAAPTRIVIAVGEESADVMTGRTALATAERLGQEPTVFPSHHGGFLGGEFGYAGQPEAFARKLREVLEG, encoded by the coding sequence ATGGCCACCACGTACACACTGGAAACGCCGGAAGCCGACGTCGTCTACGACGTGCACGGGCCCGCGCCCGCCGACAGTCCGAGGCCTCCGCTGCTCATGGTCGGGCAGCCCATGGACGCCGGCGGGTTCAGCACCTTGGCGTCGTACTTCCCCGACCGGACCGTCGTCACCTACGACCCGCGGGGGCTCGGGCGCAGCGTTCGCAAGGACGGCCGGGAAGACCACGTGCCCGCCACCCAGGCGGGGGACATCCACGGCGTCATCCAGGCGCTCGGCGCCGGCGCGGTCGAGGTGTTCGGCAGCAGCGGGGGCGCCGTCACCGCGCTCGCGCTCGTCACCGCCTATCCCGATGACGTCCGGACCCTCGTCGCGCACGAGCCGCCGCTCGTCGGGGTGCTGCCCGACGCCGCCGCGGCCGAGCGGGCCGGGCAGGCCGTCCGGGACGCCTACCAGGCGCGCGGCTTCAGCGCCGGCATGGCGGCCTTCATCACGATGACCTCGTGGAAGGGCGAATTCACCGACGACTACTTCGCCCTGCCCGCGGCGGACCCGGCCCAGTTCGGCATGCCGCCCGAAGACGACGGCCGCCGCGACGACCCGTTGCTGACCGACCGCTCCCTGGCGGTGACCAGCTACCGACTCGACGTCGAGGCGCTGCACGCGGCGCCGACCCGGATCGTGATCGCGGTGGGCGAGGAATCCGCGGACGTGATGACCGGACGCACGGCACTCGCGACCGCCGAGCGCCTCGGCCAAGAGCCGACGGTCTTCCCCAGCCACCACGGCGGTTTCCTGGGCGGTGAGTTCGGCTACGCCGGCCAACCCGAAGCCTTCGCGCGGAAGCTCCGGGAGGTCCTCGAAGGCTGA